Proteins found in one Fusarium oxysporum Fo47 chromosome V, complete sequence genomic segment:
- a CDS encoding major facilitator superfamily domain-containing protein, with protein sequence MTVLDEKKMEAGTEETRWTPEEEKKALRKLDWCLIPLVGSLYLVSYIDRGNIGNAYTAGMGQAWGITSNDYSWIVTAYYIAYICFHWLILVWKFMPLPLWTFCMAFGWGTASILQAATHNFAGILALRVLIGAFEAGFVPAVALYLTFFYHRREMGLRYGLFISFSPLANCFASALAYGIVQAKTKIHNWQLLFIVEGIPTLFLALVALYYLPASPAQCRFLTARQNEIISQRAIKGRGEDTERKLNFAQVFSAFYDYKNYMQAFIIFCLNTAFGSLPAYLPTILKDMGYTSVHAQGLSACPYIAAFVVCVGMSMLSDRVGQRGVFVFVFCCVGAVGYILLAVIHTTAIRYFATFLVCAGVFPAVALTFTWVTDNQGSSSKRGAGLAIFGMFGQCGPILGARLFPKSQGPYYFKGMWVCAGVLLAASLMALALSACLRLQNRHRDRVHGKSDTDHVPADIAEKGDSHPLYRYVP encoded by the exons ATGACCGTCTtagacgagaagaagatggaagcTGGTACTGAGGAAACCCGCTGGACAcccgaggaggagaagaaggctcttCGCAAGCTCGATTGGTGCTTGATTCCTCT CGTCGGCTCGCTTTACCTTGTTTCTTACATTGATCGTGGTAACATTGGCAACGCATACACAGCCGGCATGGGCCAGGCTTGGGGTATCACCTCGAACGATTACTCGTGGATCGTGACCGCTTACTACATTGCCTATATCTGTTTCCATTGG CTTATTCTGGTTTGGAAGTTCATGCCACTCCCG CTTTGGACCTTTTGCATGGCCTTTGGATGGGGCACTGCGAGTATTCTTCAGGCAGCAACCCACAACTTTGCCGGCATCTTGGCTCTGCGAGTTCTGATAGGCGCCTTTGAGGCTGGCTTTGTTCCTGCTGTTGCGCTGTATCTGACTTTCTTCTATCACCGACGTGAGATGGGACTGCGATATGGTTTGTTCATATCCTTCTCACCGCTTGCGAATTGCTTCGCCTCGGCCTTGGCGTACGGCATCGTTCAGGCAAAGACCAAGATCCACAACTGGCAGCTCCTGTTCATTGTTG AGGGTATTCCAACACTATTTCTAGCCTTGGTTGCACTTTACTATCTGCCGGCATCTCCTGCACAATGCCGGTTCCTCACAGCTCGACAAAACGAAATCATCAGCCAGCGCGCTATCAAGGGTCGTGGAGAGGATACCGAGAGAAAGCTCAACTTTGCCCAAGTATTTTCTGCGTTTTACGACTACAAGAACTACATGCAAGCCTTTATCATCTTTTGTCTCAACACAGCATTCGGTTCTCTTCCGGCTTATCTCCCTACCATCCTGAAGGACATGGGATACACTTCAGTCCACGCGCAGGGTCTATCTGCCTGCCCCTACATTGCCGCATTTGTTGTCTGCGTGGGCATGAGCATGCTCTCTGATCGCGTGGGCCAGCGCggtgtctttgtctttgtcttttgcTGCGTCGGCGCGGTGGGATATATTCTCCTCGCCGTCATCCATACCACGGCCATCCGCTACTTTGCTACGTTCCTCGTATGTGCCGGCGTATTCCCTGCTGTCGCTCTGACCTTCACCTGGGTGACAGACAACCAAGGTTCCAGCTCCAAGCGAGGTGCAGGGCTTGCCATCTTCGGCATGTTTGGCCAGTGCGGTCCCATTCTTGGTGCTCGCCTGTTCCCCAAGTCGCAGGGGCCGTACTACTTCAAGGGCATGTGGGTTTGTGCGGGAGTACTTCTGGCTGCTTCTCTTATGGCACTGGCTTTGAGCGCGTGCTTGCGCCTGCAGAACCGTCACCGTGACCGCGTGCATGGTAAGAGTGATACCGACCATGTTCCTGCAGATATTGCCGAGAAGGGTGATTCTCACCCCTTGTACCGATACGTCCCTTGA
- a CDS encoding fungal-specific transcription factor domain-containing protein, producing the protein MSRQDAASCKARKIKCTGEQPVCRACQRSDNACIWPANTQVRIDRANTRIQELESALQESQRQNERLSSENDNVSPAGSMPLLGQLGSTHASPSDARSNTIDATIWSQVGIGEDGSITYNGPTSRFHAGSLTGNGPSPSTTQAPAGSAQDVEIKSSQVERLRSQYDLLDTVWIPLAKSKSMTAFGITNEMGWQILDMYWTWLHPLHNCIYRPVFLMDMALNGTYYSDFLLMAIFALAARHLSRQEGDSVDSNMGERFFTRAKMLLMDELDNPKPRIPTIQGLLILGGRQCAIGKSSQGWLFTGMAIRMMVDIGIHLNANRIAELERLTPSEIETRKRLYNSAFIWDKTLSLALGRPPSLTGSPYGPDEIFDHYDDDRDWRPSDIDITNSSYNPTPMYNTATFCAFCQLHVITTDMMLLLFDRGHSENIYPEIDHVSNRLIAWYNELPTSLKIDEGMTQCPPPHIASLNFLYHALHILLLRPLLHSPHTSIRNSSLQTCVNHSKRIHAIHDLYTKSFPHRLMTYQVSYCVYTAATVDVLDMRRSEAGVRIDAARRLGMAVRTLQEEAKHTPGSGRSLDTIRRQLTVWEVSAPPDTSQQEPCGGSAANRAGDAQPLGLNRAEEPRASPHPVASDVGNGGPQANNEGASGFLSRYQSPFSFGMLDTGAGFHPDSFPWDMTEIFGNSQVYGAPEQTDQVFQ; encoded by the exons ATGAGTCGGCAAGATGCCGCA AGTTGCAAAGCACGGAAGATTAAATGTACTGGAGAACAGCCCGTTTGCAGGGCCTGTCAACGGTCTGATAATGCTTGCATATGGCCTGCCAATACCCAGGTCAGGATTGACAGAGCAAACACGCGGATTCAAGAACTCGAGTCCGCTTTACAGGAAAGCCAAAGACAGAACGAACGGTTGAGCAGTGAGAATG ACAATGTCTCTCCGGCTGGATCCATGCCGTTGCTTGGGCAACTCGGCTCTACGCATGCATCACCGAGCGATGCCCGCTCAAACACCATCGACGCCACGATTTGGTCGCAGGTTGGCAtcggagaagatggctcAATCACTTACAACGGCCCTACCAGTCGCTTCCACGCTGGATCTTTGACAGGAAACGGCCCATCGCCATCTACCACGCAAGCTCCTGCCGGTTCAGCCCAGGACGTAGAAATCAAATCATCTCAGGTTGAGCGCCTGCGATCCCAATATGACTTGCTTGACACAGTATGGATTCCCTTagccaagtccaagtccatgACGGCGTTTGGCATCACGAATGAAATGGGATGGCAGATCCTTGATATGTACTGGACTTGGCTTCATCCATTGCATAATTGCATCTATCGACCAG TTTTCCTGATGGACATGGCATTAAACGGCACGTATTATTCCGACTTTCTACTTATGGCAATATTTGCTTTGGCTGCTCGGCATCTCAGCCGACAAGAAGGCGACTCAGTTGACTCCAACATGGGTGAAAGATTCTTCACCCGCGCCAAGATGCTACTCATGGATGAACTGGACAATCCCAAGCCACGAATTCCTACTATTCAAGGGCTTCTTATTCTCGGAGGACGCCAATGCGCCATTGGCAAAAGCTCTCAGGGATGGCTGTTCACCGGCATG GCAATCAGAATGATGGTGGACATTGGGATACACCTAAATGCGAATCGAATCGCCGAACTTGAAAGATTAACTCCATCCGAAATCGAGACACGAAAACGTTTATACAACTCGGCTTTCATATGGGATAAGACGCTTAGTCTTGCCCTTGGACGGCCACCATCATTGACAGGTTCTCCATATGGACCGGACGAGATCT TTGACCACTACGATGACGATCGAGACTGGCGGCCCAGCGATATCGATATTACGAATTCCTCCTATAATCCAACACCAATGTATAATACGGCAACGTTTTGTGCCTTCTGTCAACTTCACGTG ATAACAACCGATATGATGCTGCTTCTCTTTGATCGTGGTCACTCGGAAAACATCTACCCCGAGATCGACCATGTTTCAAATAGGCTAATAGCGTGGTACAACGAACTACCTACATCACTCAAGATTGACGAGGGAATGACTCAGTGTCCACCCCCCCATATCGCTTCTTTGAA TTTCTTATACCACGCTCTCCATATTCTCCTCCTCCGACCGCTCTTACATTCTCCCCATACCTCGATCCGCAACTCGTCCCTCCAAACATGCGTCAACCACTCTAAAAGGATACACGCGATCCACGATCTGTACACCAAAAGCTTTCCTCACCGCTTGATGACATACCAAGTAAGCTACTGCGTATATACTGCGGCTACTgtcgatgttcttgatatGAGGCGGTCTGAAGCTGGGGTTCGGATTGATGCCGCGCGGCGACTCGGCATGGCTGTCCGCAcgcttcaagaagaagctaaACACACGCCTGGAAGTGGTCGGAGTTTGGATACCATCAGGCGGCAGCTGACAGTGTGGGAAGTGAGCGCCCCTCCTGATACGAGTCAACAGGAGCCTTGTGGAGGTTCTGCCGCCAACCGGGCTGGTGATGCGCAGCCACTCGGGTTGAACAGGGCGGAAGAGCCCCGAGCATCTCCACATCCAGTGGCTTCTGACGTTGGAAATGGTGGACCGCAGGCTAACAATGAAGGGGCGTCTGGCTTTTTGTCGAGATATCAAAGTCCTTTTAGCTTCGGGATGCTTGATACCGGAGCCGGATTTCATCCCGATTCATTTCCCTGGGACATGACGGAAATATTTGGCAATTCACAGGTGTATGGAGCACCAGAACAGACTGATCAAGTGTTTCAATAA
- a CDS encoding CoA-transferase family III domain-containing protein, which translates to MEVPEFSILTPNAMLGYGYNVEHFWYGIQKFKPAAIIVDSGSTDGGPYKLGMNKMTCGRGSYIRDLEPILTACFHHKIKVLIGSVGGDGSNKHVQEMFDIVSSVSERLGFSFKVATINAGMDRNLVKSRIQNYKVSPCGPVEELVPDVVDGAVDIVAQVGISNGVAWHMGKIMECGGICAIPKGRSMIATMRYDSFDLTPLAPEERCTPLSVAAHTLYEKTRPDRLPGPGGVLSLDNAKYEQITDKTTRVSGAQFLETPYQVKLEGVTFLGYRTIFIGGIRDPILISQIDDFLERVRKYTQSLFPELDQSDSCRLIYHVYGKNGVMGPLETQAVRSPHEIAVLGEVVAPTQDMAYTIANNARASILHFSYPGQIATTGNFASPLSPHEQDAGAVFKFSVYHLVDLEAGESSSLFPVAFRDINSTASPAPVASVSRERLEALENGPLAPIEKKQVPSRKAKMQELARIIRSKNSGPFEMTFDIMFDDEAVYRRVRDANVLTNAVIQSLYHVENSEILTNMFFEPALAWKCTIKRPWAQGSVGERDTLGTQQHALLLGIEVPEASTTEAATNGTHSDAAHVNGVNAANSSFDRSSFLSRDVVNEIWNGLSLPPNALKSLKLPGDDGKPALPSSYKIGTLAQGTIALSGLLAALIHSLRNQGPVPKVTVPQKHSVIEFKSERLYILDGEPAPSPWGPIGGLHKTSDGHVRIHDSFPNHRYGALELLGLPVTASRIDVTKKTQDWASIDLESVGLEHRLAIYALRSYRQWDMLPQSKVIDDFPISLTRIASGPAGLSPHLTPGNDKCLRGLRVVEMSRVIAAPLAGKTLAAHGADVIWITCPGLPDLPTMDRDLGRGKRTVHIDVNNVEDRQKLRELIKSCDVFIQGFRPGSLAAKGFGPEEIVGLNPGIVYGCMSAFGPKGPWSERRGYDSLIQTCSGMNISEAEHYGAGEVARPTPCQALDHAGGYLLASGIMAALYRRSVQGGSYRVDVSLAGTMKYLRSMGQYPGKSGFEIGDYEKPSDVKEYLETRQTGFGELRAVRHSVSVDGAEPSWDVMPNPLGSDEARWL; encoded by the exons ATGGAGGTCCCAGAGTTCAGCATCCTTACGCCTAATGCCATGCTTGGCTATGGGTACAATGTCGAGCATTTCTGGTATGGCATACAAAAGTTCAAGCCTGCAGCGATCATCGTCGACAGTGGGTCAACAGATGGGGGCCCTTACAAGCTCGGAATGAATAAGATGACCTGTGGACGGGGCTCTTATATTCGTGACCTCGAGCCTATCCTGACAGCCTGCTTCCATCATAAGATCAAGGTCTTGATTGGATCAGTAGGTGGAGATGGCAGCAACAAACATGTCCAGGAAATGTTCGACATTGTTTCCTCAGTATCAGAACGTCTCGGATTCAGCTTCAAGGTCGCCACTATCAACGCTGGTATGGACCGAAACTTGGTTAAATCCAGAATCCAAAATTACAAAGTCAGTCCATGTGGACCTGTGGAGGAGCTAGTTCCAGACGTTGTTGATGGTGCTGTTGATATTGTTGCACAGGTGG GCATATCTAATGGCGTTGCTTGGCACATGGGCAAAATCATGGAGTGCGGTGGCATCTGCGCCATTCCCAAGGGTCGCTCTATGATTGCCACCATGCGCTACGATTCTTTCGACTTGACTCCATTAGCACCCGAGGAGAGATGCACGCCTCTTTCTGTTGCAGCACATACCTTGTACGAAAAGACACGACCAGACCGTCTACCTGGCCCAGGTGGTGttctcagccttgacaatGCAAAGTATGAGCAGATAACTGACAAGACGACACGTGTATCTGGTGCTCAATTCTTGGAGACACCATACCAGGTGAAGCTTGAGGGCGTTACCTTCTTGGGATATCGAACTATCTTTATTGGCGGTATCAGAGATCCAATTCTTATCAGCCAGATCGATGATTTCCTTGAGCGTGTGCGAAAGTACACCCAAAGCTTATTTCCCGAGTTAGACCAGTCAGACAGCTGCCGCCTCATCTATCACGTCTATGGCAAGAACGGTGTCATGGGCCCATTGGAGACACAGGCTGTTAGAAGCCCTCACGAGATCGCTGTTCTAGGCGAAGTCGTTGCTCCGACGCAGGACATGGCTTATACCATTGCCAACAATGCACGAGCTTCTATCCTCCACTTCTCATACCCTGGCCAGATTGCCACAACCGGTAATTTTGCTAGCCCATTGTCACCTCATGAGCAAGATGCCGGTGCTGTTTTCAAGTTCAGCGTGTACCACCTTGTCGACCTTGAAGCTGGCGAGTCGTCTTCACTCTTTCCCGTTGCATTCAGGGATATCAACTCCACTGCCAGTCCAGCACCTGTGGCTTCAGTTTCTCGAGAGCGCTTGGAGGCTCTGGAGAACGGTCCTCTCGCACCGATCG agaagaagcaagtTCCGTCCAGAAAAGCAAAGATGCAAGAGCTCGCTCGTATCATCCGTTCCAAGAACTCAGGCCCATTCGAGATGACGTTCGATATCATGTTCGACGACGAGGCTGTCTACAGGAGAGTCAGGGATGCCAATGTCCTCACCAACGCTGTGATCCAGTCTCTGTACCACGTGGAAAACAGCGAGATCTTGACCAACATGTTTTTTGAACCTGCTCTTGCCTGGAAGTGCACCATCAAGAGACCTTGGGCTCAAGGCAGTGTCGGCGAGAGAGATACTCTGGGAACACAACAACACGCGCTGCTTTTGGGAATCGAGGTCCCTGAGGCCAGCACAACAGAGGCTGCCACTAATGGTACTCACAGTGACGCGGCTCACGTGAATGGTGTCAATG CTGCCAATTCTAGCTTCGATCGATCCAGCTTCCTCTCTCGCGATGTCGTAAACGAGATCTGGAATGGTCTTTCGCTCCCCCCAAACGCCCTGAAGTCCCTGAAACTTCctggtgatgatggcaagCCAGCTCTCCCTTCCTCCTACAAGATCGGAACTCTGGCACAAGGCACCATTGCTCTGTCTGGGCTCCTGGCGGCTCTCATCCATTCTCTGCGAAACCAAGGTCCTGTGCCAAAGGTAACCGTGCCTCAAAAGCACTCTGTCATTGAATTCAAGTCTGAACGGCTTTACATCCTTGACGGAGAGCCTGCTCCATCTCCCTGGGGACCCATTGGAGGTCTACACAAGACCTCAGATGGACACGTCCGTATCCATGACTCGTTTCCTAACCATAGATATGGAGCTTTGGAGCTATTGGGTCTTCCAGTGACTGCAAGCCGCATCGATGTGACCAAGAAGACACAAGACTGGGCGAGCATCGATCTCGAGTCTGTCGGTTTAGAGCATCGCTTGGCGATTTATGCTCTGCGCTCATATCGCCAATGGGACATGTTGCCTCAATCCAAGGTAATTGACGATTTCCCCATTTCTCTAACGAGAATTGCTTCAGGCCCAGCTGGACTATCTCCTCATCTTACACCAGGCAACGACAAGTGTCTTCGAGGTCTGCGAGTCGTTGAGATGAGCCGAGTCATCGCTGCACCCTTGGCCGGCAAGACCTTGGCTGCCCATGGCGCTGATGTCATCTGGATAACATGTCCTGGACTCCCTGATCTGCCTACTATGGACCGCGATCTTGGCCGAGGGAAGCGCACTGTTCACATAGACGTCAACAACGTTGAGGATCGTCAAAAGTTGAGAGAGCTTATCAAGTCGTGTGATGTATTTATCCAGGGCTTCCGTCCTGGCAGTCTTGCCGCCAAGGGATTCGGTCCGGAGGAGATTGTAGGTCTTAACCCAGGCATCGTCTATGGTTGTATGTCTGCGTTCGGTCCCAAGGGACCTTGGTCTGAGAGACGCGGTTATGATTCTCTTATCCAGACATGCTCGGGTATGAACATTTCAGAGGCTGAGCATTACGGCGCCGGCGAAGTGGCTCGCCCGACACCGTGTCAAGCATTGGACCACGCCGGTGGTTATTTACTGGCTTCTGGTATTATGGCAGCTTTGTATCGACGATCCGTTCAAGGAGGGTCGTATCGCGTTGACGTGTCACTGGCTGGTACCATGAAATATCTCCGCAGCATGGGTCAATATCCCGGCAAGTCCGGGTTCGAGATCGGCGATTATGAGAAGCCTTCTGATGTGAAGGAGTATTTGGAAACCCGTCAAACGGGATTTGGCGAATTGAGGGCCGTTCGGCACAGTGTAAGTGTGGATGGTGCTGAGCCTTCTTGGGATGTGATGCCAAACCCACTGGGAAGCGACGAAGCTCGATGGCTGTAA